Within Nitrospira sp. MA-1, the genomic segment AAGTGTGGGATCTTAGCGTGGGGCAGGAGCTGCAGACCTTACGCGGGCATCGTGACTGGGTGACTGCGGTGGTGGTGACGGGGGATGGGACGCGGGCGATTTCGGCTTCGGGAGATCGGACATGCAAAGTGTGGGACCTGAGCACGGGGCAGGAACTGCATTCCTTGTGCGGATATAGCGGCTGGGTAATTGCGGTGGCAGTGACGCTGGATGGGACGCAGGCGATTACCGTTTCGGAGGATTCGCCATGTATCGTGTGGGATCTTGCCACAGGAAAGGAGCTGCAGACTATACCTGGATGTGGTCGCGGGGCGACGGCGGTCGTACTGACGGCGGATGGGCGTGCGGTTTTGGTCTCGGGTGATCAAACCTTAAAGGTGTGGGCCCTGGATACGGGGCAGGAACTGCATACTTTACGCGGACATAGTGGCGGGGTGACCGCGGTGGCGGTGACGGGGGATGGGACGCGGGCGATTTCCGTGTCGGACGACCAGACGTGCAAAGTGTGGAACTTGGGCACGGGGCAGGAACTGCATACTTTACGCGGACATAGTGACGGGGTGACCGCGGTGGCGGTGACGGCGGATGGGACGCGGGCGATTTCCGCATCGAACGACCAGACGTGCAAAGTGTGGGACTTGGGTACGGGGCAGGAACTGTATACTTTACCTGGACATAGTGGCAGGGTGACCGCGGTGGCATTGACAGTGGATGGGATGCGAGCGGTCTTGGCCTCGGATAATTGGACGTGCAAAGTTTGGGATTTGACCAGCATGAAGGAGGTCGCCACTTTTATCGGAGAGAGCGTGATTAGCTCCTGCGCGGTTTCTCCTGATAGCAAAACGATTATAGTTGGAGAAAGAGCCGGGCGTATTCATATCCTCCGTCTTGAGGGAGTTGAGTGAGGGAACAATTTTTTTGCTTGTCCTGTGCATGCAAATAAATTAGTCTTCTAGGGTTTTATTAATTTTGTATTTTTTGCTCCCTTTTAAGTGTTTTTCTTTTCAAAGAGACAGTGAAGGGAAGAGGGCAGAAAGTAGGTTTGGGAACTGACATGAAAATTGGATTGATTCAAATGGCCTGCTCGGCCAATCCTTTTGAGAATCTGGAACGAGCCGTTGGCAAGGTTGAGGATGCGGCGCGAAACGGGGCGCAGATTATCTGTCTGCCTGAGTTGTTTCGCTCTCAATACTTTTGCCAGAAGGAAGATGCGGTCTTGTTTGATCTGGCAGAAACCGTGCCTGGGCCTTCCACGGAGGCATTGAGCAAGATTGCCAATGCCCGTGGTGTGACCATTTTAGTGTCGGTGTTTGAGCGGCGGACGGCAGGGGTGTACCACAATTCCATTGTCGTGTTGGATGAACGGGGAGAGATGGCCGGTCTGTATCGGAAGATGCACATACCCGATGATCCGGCCTATTACGAAAAATTTTACTTTACCCCAGGGGATCGGGGGTTTCAGGCGATCAAGACGACGCATGCAACGGTCGGGACGTTGATCTGTTGGGATCAGTGGTACCCCGAAGCGGCTAGGATGACCGCCCTACAGGGAGCGGAGATCTTATTTTACCCTACGGCCATTGGTTGGCATCCCAAAGAAAAATCAGAAGAGGGCCAGGCCCAGCGTGAAGCCTGGATAACCATTCAACGCAGCCATGCCATCGCCAATGGTGTGTTTGTGGTGGCGGTGAATCGGGTCGGCCATGAGGCTCCGGCCGGGGGTGATGGGTTGGAGTTTTGGGGCAGTTCGTTTGTGTGTGATCCGTTTGGTGTGGTGCTGGCTCAAGCGTCAGTTGAGAAAGAAGAAACGCTGGTGGTGGATATCGATCTGAAGCGCATTGAGGAAGTTAGACGTAACTGGCCTTTCCTTCGCGATCGACGCATTGATGCATATGGAGGAATCACAAAGAGATTTTTAGATGAATAGCACAGGGCCTATTTGACTTGTCCTCGGTAAGATCTGAACTGTCATTCCTTTCCATCCCGCTTTCTGTTGAATGGAGAAGGCTTCAAGATAAGGAGAGCGAACTCATTGTTGTCTACCATTTTTTTCGATACAACCTGGGTTGTGACATAAAAATCTAGACATGGGAGTGCTGAATAATAATAATTTCCAAGGGCAAATTGACCCACAGGTACGTTGCATACCAGAGGCCTCGGGACGGTTCAAAAAAGTTCGTCTAGCAAGGCCGCAGCCATTTTTGCCCGCAGAGCGTACTTCCAGTACGTGAGCACGGAAAAATGGCGAGAACGCCGCTGGCGGCTTTTTTCAACAGCCCCATACATGTCTGTTGTGCTTCGCCTATTTATAAGGCTAGATGATTCGGTTGCCCCGCTGTGATGTGGTTCCGAGAGGAACTGAAGGAAGAGTGAGGGGGAAAGTTGAAGCGAATTTCACCGAGATGGCGATCCTTTGCGGCTCATTTACGTGGGAATCAAAGCGATGCTGAACAGCGGCTCTGGGAGGAAATTCGAGATGGTCAGATCAAGGGATGGAATTTCCGGCGGCAACATCCCATCGGTAAGGGTATCGTTGATTTTTGTTGTTTGGAAAGGATGCTGATCATTGAGCTGGATGGTGGAGAACAACGAGAACAAGAAACCACTGATGAGGAGTCCACCAAGTATTTAACGGCTTTAGGGTTTCGTGTACTTCGATTTTTAAATGATGAGATTCTGGCTAAACCTGAGAATGTGGTGGAGGAGATCGTGAGAGTCATGGAACATTCTGAGAACCCACATTCTTCCTCTAGCCCTGTCACCTGTTCAGAGCCGAGCACTAGCATGGAGATGGAATCAGAGGATGCCCATACTCGCATTTTCTCTAATCAGGCAAAAGTCCCTCATACGGCGAGAGGATCTGCGATAGGGGTTCGAATGCCCGCAGAGTGGGAGCGACACGAGGCGACTTGGCTAGGATGGCCCCATAATACGAAAGATTGGCCGGGGAAAATGGGAGCAATCTCTTGGGTGTATGGGGAAATGGTTCGAAAGCTCTCTGGTGGAGAAACTGTTCGAATTCTCGTGAATGACAAAGACCATGAATTAAAAGCCCGGCGGGTGTTAGACAAAGTTGGGGTCGATATTACCCGTATTCAATTTTTTCGTGTGCCGACCAATCGGGGGTGGGCGCGGGACTTTGGCCCTATTTTCGTGAGACGGGATCAGCCTGATCATCAAGAAGCGATTGCCCGTTTTCGCTTTACCGCCTGGGCCAAGTATCCGGATTGGCAATTGGATGATCGTATCCCGGTTCGGTTAGGCGCGAAACTGAAGATTCCCGTGGTTCCGGTTGAGCGAAATCGGAAAGGGGTTGTTCTGGAGGGTGGTGCCATCGATGTGAACGGCCAAGGGACCTTGTTGACCACGGAAGAATGTTTGTTGGATGCCCAGGTGCAGGTACGGAATCCTGGGTATTCTCGACGGGATTATGAGGAAGTGTTTGGCAGCCATTTAGGCATTTCCCAGGTTCTCTGGTTGGGACAAGGCATTGCTGGTGACGATACGCATGGGCATGTGGATGATGTGTGCCGGTTCGTGGATCCCTATACGGTGGTGCTCTGTCAGGAATCCAATCCAGCCGATGAAAACTATCGTCCATTGGCTGAAAATGCCGAGCGATTAGAGGGGATGCGGGTGGAAGACGGGAGAAAGTTACTGGTGGTGCCCTTGCCGATGCCTGGGCCGCTGTATTTTGAAGGACGACGGCTACCCGCCAGTTATGCCAATTTTTATATCGGCAACGCTGTCGTGTTGGTGCCCACCTTTAATGATCCTCAGGATCGGGTGGCGGTAGGGATTGTGGCTGACCTGTTTCCTGATCGCACCGTGGTGGGTATTCATGCCGTGGATCTGGTCTGGGGGTTCGGGACCATACATTGTTTGACGCAACAACAACCAGCCTCTGATCATTTGTCGATCTTCAAGGAGCGTTCATGAATACCTCTTCCCCTGCGGCCGATCCTATTATTCTTCCCTCGCCTGTTCGAATTGGATGGATTGGGACTGGAGTCATGGGCGCCCCTATGTGTGAACATCTTCTTCGTGCGGGGTATGCCTTGACGGTACATACCCGCACCCCTTCTAAAGCTCAGATGTTGTTGGACCAAGGGGCCCGGTGGACAGAGTCTCCGGCAGCCTTAGTCGCGGAGGCCGATGTGGTGTGTACGATGGTGGGATTTCCTCAGGACGTTCGTCGGATATATCTCCAACCAGATGGCTTGTTGTCACAGGCTCGTCCGGGTCAGATCTTTGTGGATTTCACCACTTCTGAGCCGACGCTGGCCGGTGAATTAGCTAGTCAGGCCGGTTCAAAATCTGCGTCGGCTCTTGATGCGCCGGTTTCTGGCGGTGACATTGGGGCCAGAGATGGCACATTGTCCATTATGGTGGGTGGGGATTCAAGGGTGTTTGAAGCGGTCAGACCGATCCTATCCGTGTTTGGAAGAACTCTGGTGTATCAAGGCCAGGCCGGATGCGGGCAGCATGCCAAACTCTGTAATCAAATAACGATTGCGGGCACGATGATCGGTGTGTGTGAAGCGTTATTGTATGCCCACAAAGCCGGGTTGGATGGCGAAACCTTGTTACGCTCCATATCCAGTGGGGCTGCGGGATGCTGGACACTTGACCATTTGGCGCCACGGATATTGAAACGGGATTTTGAAGCCGGATTTTTTGTGGAGCATTTCATTAAAGATATGGGTATGGCGTTAGATGAAGCCAAACGAATGGGCTTACTTCTGACAGGACTGTCACTTGTTCGAAAGCTCTATGTGGCGATTCAAGCCAAGGGTCACGGGCCTTCCGGTACCCATGCTCTGTTGTTGGCACTAGAAGATTTGTCGCCGACCTTTCTCACCGAAGATTCCTCCCCCTCGCTCTTTGTCTGAGTAATTCAAATTCGGACCTGAATTTCCCCAATTTTTTGCCTCTGTGAGAATCTGCCTTGCTCCAATTTTTGGAGAGTGTTCTATCTTTAACAAAAAGGGGATTAGCTCTTTTCTGTGAAGGTTCCGAGAAATAAAATCGCTAACCCGAATTTTTTCTTTTGTGGTTTTTCCTCGTTATACCTTTCCCGGGTTCCTCTATCATGGTGGGTGGTGGGTTTTGTCGATTGGGAAGCATGATCTTTTTCTAAAGGATGGATCTTTGATGCCATGTGTGTGGGGTGAGTACTTTGCCCGTTGATGGATGGAGTGGAGGAAGGCATGGGCAATGTCCTGGCTTGTCCTTCATTCAGGATGAATGCGACCGAGAGGGCCAGGCCTGTGAGGCAGAGAAGACGCCATGTTCTTGTGGTCGGTTGCTGTCGGATCTTTTCCATTCTTGAGCCCTCCGTTCCGCCTCTGGTGCGGTGCGGGTTGGTCGGGAAATGCCTGGGCCTGTATCGGCATTCCGTTTTTAAACCTTGCGGGCGGACTCAGTGGTGCTTTTTTCTTGAAATTGCTGTGAATTGCGGTTCGGCGTTCGGAAACGGATCAATCCCGAGTGGAGCGAGAAAGTCATCGCGATCTGACCGAGAGGAGAGATGGCTACAACGTCATCCAATTTTCCAGAGCAGAATCAAGGTCAATGCCGACTTGTTCCGGAGCGAGGACCCGCACAATTTCTGGCCGTGGTTCATGAGAGGAGAGCACCGAGACATTGAACGGGATCGGTTCAGGCAAGGGGCGATGAATTTCGTCCTGGATAAGGAGGATTGTAGGTTGAAGCAGATTATCTCTTGAATTCGCTGTGACGATTCCCCTTTCACCGGTACTTAATTCCACCAGGGCATAGGTGGGATAAATTCCGATAAGATTAATGAAGGTCGCCACTAGCTCGCCATCTAACAGCCCTTTCCTGCCTTGTTGATACAACGTTTGGAGTGCGATTCTGACCGGGACAGGATTGCCGGTATGGTGACCGGTCAATAATTCATCATACTCGTCGACAATACGAAGGATTCGGGTGGGTGTGTGAATTTTCGCCGGATCACTTTTCGCAAGATATCCTGAGCCATCTAGTGCGATATGATGCTCGCGGATTAACGTGTCGACCTCGTCAGCCAAACAAGACTGTTGAGACAGCATGTCGACTCCCCGT encodes:
- a CDS encoding carbon-nitrogen hydrolase → MKIGLIQMACSANPFENLERAVGKVEDAARNGAQIICLPELFRSQYFCQKEDAVLFDLAETVPGPSTEALSKIANARGVTILVSVFERRTAGVYHNSIVVLDERGEMAGLYRKMHIPDDPAYYEKFYFTPGDRGFQAIKTTHATVGTLICWDQWYPEAARMTALQGAEILFYPTAIGWHPKEKSEEGQAQREAWITIQRSHAIANGVFVVAVNRVGHEAPAGGDGLEFWGSSFVCDPFGVVLAQASVEKEETLVVDIDLKRIEEVRRNWPFLRDRRIDAYGGITKRFLDE
- a CDS encoding agmatine deiminase family protein codes for the protein MPAEWERHEATWLGWPHNTKDWPGKMGAISWVYGEMVRKLSGGETVRILVNDKDHELKARRVLDKVGVDITRIQFFRVPTNRGWARDFGPIFVRRDQPDHQEAIARFRFTAWAKYPDWQLDDRIPVRLGAKLKIPVVPVERNRKGVVLEGGAIDVNGQGTLLTTEECLLDAQVQVRNPGYSRRDYEEVFGSHLGISQVLWLGQGIAGDDTHGHVDDVCRFVDPYTVVLCQESNPADENYRPLAENAERLEGMRVEDGRKLLVVPLPMPGPLYFEGRRLPASYANFYIGNAVVLVPTFNDPQDRVAVGIVADLFPDRTVVGIHAVDLVWGFGTIHCLTQQQPASDHLSIFKERS
- a CDS encoding NAD(P)-dependent oxidoreductase, translating into MNTSSPAADPIILPSPVRIGWIGTGVMGAPMCEHLLRAGYALTVHTRTPSKAQMLLDQGARWTESPAALVAEADVVCTMVGFPQDVRRIYLQPDGLLSQARPGQIFVDFTTSEPTLAGELASQAGSKSASALDAPVSGGDIGARDGTLSIMVGGDSRVFEAVRPILSVFGRTLVYQGQAGCGQHAKLCNQITIAGTMIGVCEALLYAHKAGLDGETLLRSISSGAAGCWTLDHLAPRILKRDFEAGFFVEHFIKDMGMALDEAKRMGLLLTGLSLVRKLYVAIQAKGHGPSGTHALLLALEDLSPTFLTEDSSPSLFV